Proteins co-encoded in one Bradyrhizobium sp. 170 genomic window:
- a CDS encoding Crp/Fnr family transcriptional regulator, translating to MSKQAEFAVILKMNPMFADLGADELQRISGLCHTEQLGLGQMLFQKGDAGDALYGVRRGQIRIETGASDGSRLTLNFMGPGDLFGEVAVLDGQSRTADATAGEPSELFVLRREDFLAFLEREPKVAIKIMMLLCQRIRWQSERMEESVLQPLPVRLARRLCALASDFGSEVHISQEQLGVFVGAARESVNRQLQLWRKDGILDLQRGRILLQNMTKLTAVARNE from the coding sequence ATGAGCAAACAGGCCGAATTTGCGGTCATTCTGAAAATGAACCCGATGTTTGCGGATTTGGGCGCCGACGAATTGCAGCGCATCTCCGGTCTTTGCCACACCGAGCAGCTCGGCCTCGGCCAGATGCTGTTCCAGAAGGGCGATGCGGGCGATGCCCTGTATGGCGTACGGCGCGGCCAGATCCGGATCGAGACCGGCGCCTCCGACGGCAGCCGCCTGACGCTGAATTTCATGGGCCCCGGGGATCTGTTCGGCGAGGTCGCCGTCCTCGACGGCCAGAGCCGCACCGCGGACGCCACCGCCGGCGAGCCGTCGGAACTGTTCGTGCTGCGGCGCGAGGATTTCCTCGCCTTCCTGGAACGCGAGCCCAAGGTCGCGATCAAGATCATGATGCTGCTGTGCCAGCGCATCCGCTGGCAGAGCGAGCGGATGGAGGAATCCGTGCTGCAGCCGCTGCCAGTTCGGCTGGCGCGAAGGCTCTGCGCACTCGCTTCCGATTTCGGTTCCGAAGTGCACATCTCGCAGGAGCAACTCGGCGTCTTCGTCGGCGCTGCCCGTGAAAGCGTCAACCGTCAACTCCAGCTCTGGCGCAAGGACGGCATTCTGGACCTCCAGCGCGGACGCATTCTGCTGCAGAACATGACCAAGCTGACGGCGGTGGCAAGGAACGAGTAG
- a CDS encoding OmpA family protein, with protein MANISAAKTFTAIVSVATLGAAIFFSAGTALAQEKNVTEDQIVRALAPEKKPLTRGLSTGPQTTVDPAVTAAEGKFVQKIRGRSTRSLSIAEREEIAAIVKDKPKIDLEINFDYNSADISAKSLPSVQALGRALTNNDLKGSVFVVAGHTDAAGGEAYNQDLSERRADAIKRYLVDKYGINGTDLVTVGYGKSKLKDPGQPMAEVNRRVQVVNMENKATASNASK; from the coding sequence ATGGCAAACATCTCGGCAGCGAAAACCTTTACCGCAATCGTCTCGGTTGCAACGCTCGGCGCCGCAATTTTCTTCAGCGCGGGAACCGCACTGGCCCAGGAAAAGAACGTTACCGAGGATCAGATCGTCCGCGCGCTGGCGCCCGAAAAGAAGCCGCTGACCCGCGGCCTTTCTACCGGTCCGCAGACCACCGTGGACCCGGCAGTAACCGCCGCCGAGGGCAAGTTCGTCCAGAAGATCCGCGGCCGCTCCACGCGCTCGCTTTCGATCGCCGAACGCGAGGAGATCGCTGCCATCGTCAAGGACAAGCCGAAGATCGATCTGGAGATCAACTTCGACTACAACTCGGCCGATATCAGCGCGAAGTCGCTGCCGTCGGTTCAGGCGCTCGGCCGCGCGCTCACCAACAATGATCTCAAGGGCTCGGTCTTCGTGGTCGCAGGCCACACCGATGCGGCCGGCGGCGAGGCCTATAATCAGGATCTCTCCGAGCGCCGCGCCGACGCGATCAAGCGCTATCTCGTCGACAAATATGGCATCAACGGCACCGACCTCGTCACCGTCGGATATGGCAAGAGCAAGCTCAAGGATCCGGGCCAGCCGATGGCGGAAGTGAACCGCCGCGTTCAGGTCGTGAACATGGAAAACAAGGCCACTGCGTCGAACGCTTCCAAGTAA
- a CDS encoding caspase family protein: MKIRLALLLTLFFSVASVAPSFAAGERYALVIGNAKYPDAEAPLKEPINDARDIAEELKRDGFNVDIGENLTGEQMRRAFERLYGKIKPGSVALIFFSGFGVQSSRQSYMIPVDAQIWTEPDVRRDGFSLETVLGEINSRGAGVKIALIDASRRNPFERRFRSFSAGLAPVIAPNGTLVMYSAALSSVVSDNGSDRSLFVKELLKEIRTPDLMAEETLNRTRVGVTRASRQEQVPWISSSLAEDFSFIPSGSGPRPASPPSTPVATAPAAPPAAPAPAPPAPPPVAAPAPPPPPAPAKPVEGAIPPPPPPAKPVESPSPTVIALADDPTIKSLTTKLNDNPDDAAALYRRGQVYASKGAYELAIKDFNNSLRLNPKDVEAFNNRCWARTVIGDLQAALKDCNEALRLRPNFVDALDSRGLVNLKSGQNKNAIADFDAALKINPRLTSSLYGRGLAKKRNGSISEGDLDINNAKAMDPNIVKEFADYGVQ, from the coding sequence ATGAAAATCCGCCTCGCATTGCTCCTCACATTGTTTTTTTCAGTTGCGTCGGTAGCCCCGTCGTTCGCAGCCGGTGAGCGCTATGCGCTGGTCATCGGCAACGCGAAATATCCGGACGCCGAGGCGCCGCTGAAGGAGCCGATCAACGATGCGCGCGACATTGCCGAAGAGCTCAAGCGCGACGGTTTCAATGTCGATATCGGCGAGAACCTGACCGGCGAGCAGATGCGCCGCGCCTTCGAGCGCCTGTATGGCAAGATCAAGCCGGGCTCCGTCGCGCTGATATTCTTTTCCGGCTTTGGCGTGCAATCGAGCCGCCAGAGCTACATGATCCCCGTCGATGCCCAGATCTGGACCGAGCCGGACGTCCGCCGCGACGGTTTCAGCCTCGAAACCGTGCTGGGGGAGATCAACAGCCGCGGCGCCGGCGTCAAGATCGCGCTGATCGATGCCTCCAGGCGCAATCCGTTCGAGCGCCGGTTCCGCAGCTTTTCCGCCGGCCTTGCGCCGGTGATTGCGCCGAACGGCACACTGGTGATGTATTCGGCCGCGCTCTCGTCCGTCGTTTCCGACAATGGCAGCGACCGCAGCCTCTTTGTGAAAGAGCTGCTGAAGGAAATCCGCACCCCCGATTTGATGGCGGAAGAAACGCTGAATCGCACCCGCGTCGGCGTGACCCGCGCCTCGCGCCAGGAACAGGTGCCGTGGATTTCGTCGTCGCTCGCCGAGGATTTCTCCTTCATCCCCAGCGGCTCAGGCCCGCGGCCGGCGAGCCCGCCGTCGACTCCGGTGGCCACGGCGCCTGCGGCGCCACCTGCTGCTCCCGCGCCTGCGCCTCCTGCACCCCCACCGGTGGCTGCGCCGGCACCGCCGCCTCCTCCGGCGCCAGCGAAACCGGTTGAAGGCGCGATTCCTCCGCCCCCGCCACCGGCCAAGCCGGTCGAGAGTCCCAGCCCGACCGTGATCGCGCTAGCCGACGACCCGACCATCAAGAGCCTGACCACCAAGCTCAACGACAATCCGGACGATGCGGCCGCGCTGTACCGGCGCGGGCAGGTCTATGCGAGCAAAGGCGCCTACGAACTCGCCATCAAGGACTTCAACAATTCGCTGCGGCTGAACCCGAAGGATGTGGAAGCCTTCAACAACCGCTGCTGGGCGCGCACGGTGATCGGCGACCTGCAGGCGGCCCTGAAGGATTGCAACGAGGCGTTGCGGCTGCGACCGAATTTCGTCGACGCGCTCGACAGCCGCGGCCTCGTCAACCTGAAGAGCGGCCAGAACAAGAATGCAATTGCTGATTTCGATGCCGCTCTCAAGATCAACCCGAGATTGACGTCGTCGCTGTATGGTCGGGGCCTTGCCAAGAAACGCAACGGCTCGATTTCCGAAGGCGACCTGGATATTAACAATGCGAAGGCGATGGACCCCAATATCGTCAAGGAATTCGCCGATTACGGGGTGCAGTGA
- a CDS encoding efflux RND transporter periplasmic adaptor subunit yields MKFSEYLKPALGVTFVAVVAVGYYWFEHRPRAEVKDTPGQALVIVTKSTNACFSDMVRVTGFIVPRREAQVGVDQEGSRVTDLFVKEGDTVTENQELARLTPPPQQPGAPGGRQGPISLRAPAAGLVTEARTAVGAPASPQAGPMFRISVNNEIELEAEVPSVHLLKLNPGATVRISRDDAPDVVGKVRQISPQIDRTTQLGKVRISLNNNPSLKVGMFARANIDAKRSCGVAVPRTAIDRLTLQVVKGNTIETRRVRVGLTSETSTEILEGLDVGETVVADAGTSLHDGDQVKTMFADELERTRAR; encoded by the coding sequence ATGAAATTCTCCGAATACCTCAAACCTGCGCTCGGCGTGACTTTCGTTGCCGTCGTGGCCGTCGGCTACTACTGGTTCGAGCACCGTCCGCGCGCGGAAGTAAAAGACACGCCGGGCCAGGCACTGGTGATCGTGACCAAATCCACCAATGCCTGCTTCTCCGACATGGTGCGGGTCACCGGCTTTATCGTGCCGCGGCGCGAGGCCCAGGTCGGCGTCGATCAGGAGGGCTCCAGGGTCACCGACCTGTTCGTCAAGGAAGGCGACACGGTCACCGAAAATCAGGAACTGGCGCGCCTTACCCCGCCGCCGCAGCAGCCCGGCGCCCCGGGCGGCCGACAGGGACCGATCTCGCTGCGCGCCCCCGCCGCCGGCCTCGTCACCGAGGCCAGAACCGCGGTCGGCGCTCCCGCCTCGCCGCAGGCAGGCCCGATGTTCCGCATTTCCGTGAACAATGAAATCGAACTCGAGGCCGAAGTGCCGAGCGTTCATCTGCTCAAGCTCAATCCGGGTGCTACCGTGCGCATCAGCCGTGACGACGCACCCGATGTTGTCGGCAAGGTCCGGCAGATCTCGCCGCAGATCGACCGCACCACCCAGCTCGGCAAGGTGCGGATTTCGCTGAACAACAATCCCTCCCTCAAGGTCGGCATGTTTGCCCGCGCCAATATCGACGCCAAGCGCTCCTGCGGCGTCGCCGTTCCGCGTACCGCCATCGACCGCCTGACGCTGCAGGTCGTAAAAGGCAATACCATCGAGACGCGACGAGTGCGCGTCGGCCTGACCTCCGAAACCTCCACCGAAATTCTTGAAGGCCTCGACGTCGGCGAAACCGTCGTGGCCGATGCTGGCACCTCTTTGCATGACGGCGACCAGGTCAAGACCATGTTCGCCGATGAACTCGAGCGCACGCGGGCACGCTAA
- a CDS encoding efflux RND transporter permease subunit, whose translation MALNISAWSIRNPLPSIVFSIILLVLGWVSFTKLAVTRLPSADIPVISVAVAQFGAAPAELESQVTKTIEDGVSGVEGVRHISSSITDGLSVTTIQFALETNTDRALNDVKDAVTRVRANLPQNVNEPLIQRVDVIGLPIVTYAAISPGKTPEQLSYFVDDVVKRALQGVRGVAQVERIGGVEREILVSLDPDRLQAAGLTAVNVSQILRGTNVDLAGGRAEIGKNDQAIRTLAGAKTLNELAGTMIPLFGGGEVRLDDLGTVTDTIADRRTFARFNGEPVVALGIKRSKGASDVVVAAAVQKRIDALKVAYPDVDLKLIDTSVDFTKGNYDAAISTLFEGAILAVIVVLLFLRDLRATIIAAISLPLSIFPAFWAMDLLGFSLNLVSFLAITLSTGILVDDAIVEIENIVRHMRMGKSPYRAALEAADEIGLAVIAISLTIIAIFAPASFMSGIAGQFFKQFGITVSVQVFFSLLAARFVTPVLAAYFLKDHPHEDPPPGRILQTYTKLVTWSVKHYFITVLIGFGVFAASIWSITLLPQGFLPAQDTARSLLAMELPPGTQLAYTEKVTEEIVARLRKRPEVKSIFVDGGRVPPGTLEVRRAALIINYTPKGDRKVTQRQLELEIGQELENVPDIRFWFLDENGLRAISLVVTGVDSNIVNNVASELATQMKRIPIIANVISETSLDRPELRIRPRAELAARLGVSTESLSQTIRVATIGDVGPALAKFDAGDRQVPIRVQLEDSARSDLQMLQQLRVPLGQRGERGGVPLSVVADIQLDQGPTSINRYDRERQATVAADLVGNAALGDATKMIYDLPVMKSLPKGVKVSPSGDAESLNELSEGFATAITAGLMMVYAVLVLLFGTFLQPITILFSLPLSIGGAIAALLLTGKQLTTPVWIGILMLMGIVTKNAIMLVEFAVEAIREGKKREDAMIDAGMKRARPIVMTTIAMAAGMMPSALAFGAGGEFRSPMALAVIGGLIFSTILSLVFVPAMFMVMDDLGALCWRWGQKLLVSSGEPEVAGHGPDHHNEPPAKGPPAVPPAMSPAAK comes from the coding sequence ATGGCTTTGAATATCTCGGCATGGTCGATCCGGAACCCGCTGCCTTCGATTGTCTTCTCGATCATCCTGCTGGTGCTGGGCTGGGTCAGCTTCACCAAGCTCGCGGTGACGCGGCTGCCGAGCGCCGACATTCCGGTGATCTCGGTCGCGGTAGCGCAATTCGGCGCGGCCCCCGCCGAGCTGGAGAGCCAGGTCACCAAGACCATCGAGGACGGCGTATCCGGCGTCGAGGGCGTGCGGCATATTTCGTCCTCGATCACCGACGGCCTGTCGGTGACCACGATCCAGTTCGCGCTGGAGACCAACACCGACCGCGCGCTCAATGACGTCAAGGACGCCGTCACCCGCGTCCGCGCCAACCTGCCGCAGAACGTCAACGAGCCGCTGATCCAGCGCGTCGACGTGATCGGCCTGCCGATCGTCACCTATGCCGCGATCTCGCCTGGCAAGACGCCGGAGCAGCTTTCCTATTTCGTCGACGACGTCGTCAAACGCGCGCTGCAGGGCGTGCGCGGCGTGGCGCAGGTCGAGCGTATCGGCGGTGTCGAGCGCGAGATATTGGTCTCGCTCGATCCCGACCGGCTGCAGGCCGCGGGCCTGACCGCCGTCAATGTCAGCCAGATTCTGCGCGGCACCAATGTCGACCTGGCCGGCGGCCGCGCCGAAATCGGCAAGAACGACCAGGCCATTCGCACGCTGGCCGGCGCCAAGACGCTCAACGAGCTCGCCGGCACCATGATCCCACTGTTCGGCGGCGGCGAGGTGCGGCTCGACGACCTCGGCACCGTCACCGACACCATTGCCGATCGCCGGACCTTCGCCCGCTTCAACGGCGAGCCGGTGGTGGCGCTCGGCATCAAGCGCTCCAAGGGCGCCAGCGACGTCGTGGTGGCGGCTGCCGTGCAGAAGCGCATCGATGCGCTGAAGGTCGCCTATCCCGACGTCGATCTGAAGCTGATCGATACCTCGGTCGACTTCACCAAGGGCAATTACGATGCGGCGATCTCGACCTTGTTCGAGGGCGCAATCCTTGCGGTGATCGTCGTGCTGCTGTTCCTGCGCGATCTCAGAGCCACCATCATCGCCGCGATTTCGCTGCCGCTGTCGATCTTCCCGGCGTTCTGGGCGATGGACCTGCTCGGCTTCTCGCTGAACCTGGTCTCCTTCCTCGCCATCACGTTGTCGACGGGTATTCTGGTCGACGACGCCATCGTCGAGATCGAGAACATCGTGCGCCACATGCGCATGGGCAAATCACCCTATCGCGCCGCGCTGGAAGCCGCCGACGAAATCGGCCTCGCCGTGATCGCGATCTCGCTGACGATCATCGCGATCTTTGCTCCGGCCAGCTTCATGTCCGGTATCGCCGGGCAGTTCTTCAAGCAGTTCGGCATCACCGTATCGGTCCAGGTGTTCTTTTCGCTGCTCGCCGCGCGGTTCGTCACGCCGGTGCTCGCGGCTTACTTCCTGAAGGATCACCCGCACGAAGACCCGCCACCCGGGCGCATTCTGCAGACCTACACCAAGCTCGTCACCTGGTCGGTGAAGCACTACTTCATCACCGTATTGATCGGCTTCGGCGTGTTCGCAGCCTCGATCTGGAGCATCACGCTGCTGCCGCAAGGCTTCCTGCCGGCGCAGGACACCGCACGCTCGCTGCTGGCGATGGAGCTGCCGCCGGGTACGCAGCTCGCCTATACAGAGAAGGTAACGGAAGAAATCGTCGCGCGCCTGCGCAAGCGGCCCGAAGTGAAGAGCATCTTCGTCGACGGCGGCCGGGTGCCGCCGGGCACGCTGGAAGTGCGCCGCGCCGCGCTGATCATCAACTACACGCCGAAGGGCGACCGCAAAGTCACCCAGCGGCAGCTCGAGCTCGAGATCGGCCAGGAACTCGAAAACGTTCCTGACATTCGCTTCTGGTTTCTCGATGAAAACGGCCTTCGCGCGATTTCACTCGTCGTGACCGGCGTCGACAGCAATATCGTCAACAACGTTGCCAGCGAGCTGGCGACGCAGATGAAGCGGATTCCGATCATCGCCAACGTGATCTCGGAAACCTCGCTCGACCGCCCCGAGCTTCGCATCCGGCCACGGGCGGAACTCGCAGCGCGGCTTGGCGTCTCGACCGAGAGCCTGTCGCAGACGATCCGCGTCGCCACCATCGGCGACGTCGGGCCGGCATTGGCAAAATTCGACGCCGGCGACCGTCAGGTGCCGATCCGCGTCCAGCTCGAGGACAGTGCGCGCAGCGACCTGCAGATGCTGCAGCAATTGCGGGTGCCGCTCGGCCAGCGCGGCGAACGCGGCGGCGTGCCGCTATCCGTCGTGGCTGACATTCAGCTCGATCAGGGTCCGACCAGCATCAACCGCTACGACCGCGAACGGCAGGCGACTGTCGCCGCCGATCTCGTCGGCAACGCCGCGCTCGGCGACGCCACCAAGATGATCTACGACCTTCCGGTCATGAAGAGCCTGCCCAAGGGCGTGAAGGTAAGTCCGTCGGGCGACGCCGAAAGTCTGAACGAATTGTCGGAAGGCTTTGCCACCGCCATCACCGCCGGCCTGATGATGGTCTATGCGGTGCTGGTGCTGTTGTTCGGCACCTTCCTGCAGCCGATCACCATCCTGTTCTCGCTGCCGCTCTCGATCGGCGGCGCGATCGCGGCCTTGCTGCTCACCGGCAAGCAACTGACCACGCCGGTGTGGATCGGCATCCTGATGCTGATGGGCATCGTCACCAAGAACGCCATCATGCTGGTCGAATTCGCGGTCGAAGCAATCCGCGAGGGCAAGAAACGCGAAGACGCCATGATCGACGCCGGCATGAAGCGCGCGCGCCCGATCGTGATGACGACGATCGCGATGGCGGCGGGCATGATGCCATCGGCGCTGGCCTTCGGCGCCGGCGGCGAATTCCGCTCGCCGATGGCGCTCGCGGTGATCGGCGGCCTGATCTTCTCCACCATCCTGTCGCTGGTGTTCGTGCCGGCGATGTTCATGGTGATGGACGATCTCGGCGCCCTGTGCTGGCGCTGGGGCCAGAAGCTGCTGGTCTCCAGCGGCGAGCCAGAGGTGGCCGGTCACGGGCCGGATCATCACAACGAACCGCCCGCCAAGGGCCCACCTGCCGTGCCGCCAGCGATGTCACCTGCGGCGAAGTAG